In Diadema setosum chromosome 2, eeDiaSeto1, whole genome shotgun sequence, the DNA window TCGATTCCATAGTACGGGACATAAAGTGCCTGTTTTCTTCGAAAatctttctgtgtgtgtgtgtgttttatgtataAAAATATACTAGCAAAATGTTAAAACCACGATGAAAGCGGAGATTCTAGATGCGGGTCCCGCACACAAAATTACGATGTCGATACGTTTTACAATGAAGATGAGACACAAGGCGAAGTATTTTTTAGTAATGCCAACGGATGTAAATTTCCAAAATTTGGGTCAGGTAAATGTGactgttctttttttgtgtgtgtgcgtctttttttctgtacaaataCGTTGAAAGTGAAATGAGGCTTTTCGTCTTTTGAAGTAAACGATAAGAATTACATACGTTTTCCGAAACTCTGGCATAATACGTGTGTCAAGGCCGTGGTCGGATAATTGACACAAGGATGAAAGTTAATCGAAAACAAGTTTGATCAAGCTTTTAACAGGAATTAACTTCCACagaaggaaaaataaatgattaaaagcTTAGAATAAGAATTCGGGATTTACTAATCATATTAATATTTACTTGCAAATATGCAAGTTGTGCCCAGTCTAGGTGTgctcaaacttttttttccttttgttttgttaatcGTAATTTAAATTCCAAATTATGAAGTCCAAATGCAGgctgatttgttttgatttatgcaaggaggtgagtcacctccttAATTTACGACAATATCGGGAATAGTGTGTAATCGGCATTTattgcattcctctattgtggcATTATCATTACtctttctagtactgccaatacacGGAGCAAATTCAATATACACTCGCCAAAAAAAGGTAAGTAAaaactttttcaagttcatatttttcatagtagattttgatgaaaatcaatatattatatatcatactAAGGTAACTTGATTGGCTATTGAtctagtaggtcaatataaaggAATATTTCACGCATGAGTTAACATATTTTTTTAGTTCTGCAAGGCACAAAAGtacaaattgcaaaaattgacatgtgctctttatttgcaaatgcccttcaaacTAACAATGgtaacaaaagaccagtttaactcaataaaaaaaaaacacgaattaAATAGCAAAAATAGGCTTTTTACTGTCTTTCTCTTTATAACCTGAAACAAAATCTAAGtgggaaattaaagggggaaaATACGAATTTTCTGTctactcaaacttcaaatgacatagggagtaagggcacaatgatgatgaaatgaacagaatatttttatttcattcattgatttaGTAATGTAAGAGCTCATGAGAAAATCAAAGTACCaaatattattcataattttcctaatttgagCAATCCAATCAAATTccaaccatttttttctttttagatatTGAttcctcttcatttcatttgaatttggatttgacagaagatttttcattctccattatttttagcctttgttgatcttttgggcttcaaagatggTATATagatcaaaggtttattttttcAACCTAATCAATGTTTTCTATTGTGTTAAATTCATCGTTTGTTCTTAatgttacatgaaaaaaaaggcacttacatgaatgacaacttgttaatttttttttcaatttttagtttTGTGCCTTGAGAGAGATTAACACAAAGGTGTCCATTCCtgcacaaagtttttttttctttttattgacctacctATTAAATTACCTTCCATATGGTATAGAGTACATTAACTTTTATTCAAATATtccatgagaaatataaacttgaaaaaaaatgtttactttcttttattttttttttgtgtgtgtgagtgtatatatacTGTAGCGAAAACGGGAACCTTGTCACTAATATGCCGACCGAGCCGACTGTCCGTTTGATCGAAATATACGATCACTCTATAAAGAGGATGAAACCTTTAGTCTTCCACCATTCTTCGCACGTCACCAGTTTACAACTTGCAATTCACATCATCTGACTCAAAGGCACTTTCTCACTCTCATATCTATCTCATCCAACACACTGACATGTGAGTTCTCTCTATCACTCCCGACGTCGTTTCTAGAGTGCGTCGTTCTTTGACGTCATTCAGAAAGTACGTGGTTTCCcgacgtcccccccccccccccttgtactTCGTCGTTCTGCACCTTAGTTCAGAAGTTCGTCATCCTCCGACGTTcgttctggaagtacgtcgttCGTACTTATCATGTCCAAAGTACtgtacttcgttctccgacgtctgaTCTTGAAGTACGTCTGACGTACTTGTCCTTTCCAAAGTACTGTACTTCGTTCTGCGACGTCCGTTCTGGAAGAACCTCAGTTATCCCACGTTACAGCAAAGCCCGCTCGAGAATGCTCGCAGAGGCTGCTGGACGAGTTGTCTTCTAGTGCAGAACCACCGGTTACCATCCTAGTCTCTATCGGCATTCAGCGCTCAttccaaccagggaggtgctagagaatgAGAGGCAACTAAGATCCAGTTTACAaggcgaggctcggccgcggccgagccctcgttcatttcagtgtaaacgcgcaaaaggccaaatgcgaggccaaaattggccgcgcatttggccacgctctagAGGTGgtctcttcttggtgtaaacgcaaactgggccaaatgcgcggccaattttagtctgctttccagaccctctgcccgtactatttcgctattcacgatattaaccccctcaacgtcgaaaactagtatagctTAAGgtagttttgtcctgcaaaggatttttccttcggcaaaggcctttgcccgaacggcgacttcgtcgccacggaatccagttggcaaagggtctgaaaaccaggctataccaaattgcgtttgtttacaagcagagcgccaccacgacaaaatattgaaaggtttgaattaaaagcgcggccgagcccggcagtgtaaacggacaaaatttcggccccgcaattgaggctgggctcggccgcggtttggccgcggctcggcccagccccgcactgtaaacgagGTCataagctctcctttgaagtcatgcgcggcaccgccgagaagtcgtgcgttcaactacaggtgttacccatgtgctttgacaaaagagagcatcaataatcgggactagcgctctcacatctagaaatatttgctcctactgcaattcgctctctctttcaatgtgatggcaacaatgaatttgtgtaccttgaattggagcagcgaatcaaaatgcattgtaaaactcacaattttaacagcaaatagtttaaaaacacgctggaacacgttttaacggagtactttatttgaaagatcaaaatatctcttattaaaagatagaaaaattaacatgcggaaatgtgcgcattctagaaaaaattaggtttttttttaagagggcctaattttcatttcctttcgatttgcgaattacgaagaaactagaaatacatattaataatattgaattctttccaaaactattctaaatcaattcgagtatttcatataaaattttgcggtgaaataaagcgtgtaattcaacgaaaggtgaactgcgttcttcgtctccgaacttcgtcttgcaactagagcggtgccgagcatgacttaaaAGAGtgatggaatgctagacatcccattgtaacgccttgaacccaaacatgtgtttgcatgaattacgaaaaGTTGCCGCTCCATCTCCGTAACATCTCTCTGTTCCAACCAATACTTATCTTTAGGGCGGACGTCCACTTgggcgcggacaagccccggaagggttgcggaagcaaattttgtcatttcggcatcctgtccgcgacagacgcggaataactttgtgaatcggcttgtcctgggacattcctaggactgtccgcggactgtccgcggacagtcctaggagtcactccggaagagcgcgaaatacctcggaatatgctaatcgtagacgggcagcgcggaaacatctaggattacactaggaatgaacgcggacaatcAGGATGCCTTCCGGACAACATAAGTTAGACATGCGGACAGACTgcggacaataccaggaaatggaaaggtataaatttggcgctgactttgaattttcctcatttgacaGCTAGCCGTCATGGAGATCGCACCAGTCGGAATTCAACTTGCGTTACTGCTTCAGATGCAAGCTGAGAGAGATGCTCAGCTAGCACTTGTCCTGGCCCTCAAGGGAAGGAGAAGGAGACGTCACAGATGGTGGGTAAAACCATGGTTGACAGTAGAAAGGAGACTTCAGTATGACCAGTATGAGACACTCATGCAAGAACTTAGAGTCGAAGACGTACGTTCTTTTAAGAGGTACCTGCGTGTGACACCAGACATGTTTGACGAGATTCTTCAGCGCGTGACCCCCAGGATCCAGAAAAAGAACACTAGATTTAGAAGCGCTATCCCTGCAGGTCTCAAGCCAGCCGTGACTCTCCGATACCTTGCCACTGGTGATACTTACACATCCATAGCGTGTGACTTCCGTACGGCATCGGAAACCATATGCCACTTCATCCCGAAGGTATGCGATGCTATCGCTGATGAATACAAGGAAGAGGTGTTGTCTTGTCCTCTCACTCCTGAGGGCTGGCTTGAAGTCGCAGATCAGTTTGAGAGAAAGTGGAACATTCCTCATGCCGTAGGAGCTTTAGACGGGAAGCATATAGCAATCAAAAAGCCGGCGAACTCCGGGAGCCTTTACCACAGTTATAAAGGCTTCTTCAGCATCATTCTCATGGCGCTGGTTGATGGTGATTATAAGTTCCTCTGGTGCGATGTGGGGGGACTAGGTCACCAGTCCGATGCTCAGATTTTCAACAATTCTGAGTTAAAAGACTGCATAGAAGACAACACAATCGGTTTCCCAGCTGCGTCACCACTGCCCAACGACGACAGGCCAATGCCTTATTTCGTACTGGCGGATGATGCTTTTCCCATGAGGCCAACACTTATGAAGCCCTACAGGCGGTCTAATCTCACTCATCGACAAAAGGTCTTCAACTACCGGCTCTCCCGTGGCCGACGAATCGTGGAGAACGCATTTGGCATCCTAGCGTCTCGTTGGCAATGCTTGTCAAAGACAATGCTTCAAACGCCTAAGGTGGTGAAGACCGTGGTCACAGCTTCCATTTGCCTGCACAACCTCATCAGAATGAGGTACCCTGCTCTGGACCGTGGCAAGATGGATACAGAGGATGACACTCACAACGTTGTTCCGGGGGCATGGAGGGATGAAGTGCACATG includes these proteins:
- the LOC140242649 gene encoding uncharacterized protein, whose product is MEIAPVGIQLALLLQMQAERDAQLALVLALKGRRRRRHRWWVKPWLTVERRLQYDQYETLMQELRVEDVRSFKRYLRVTPDMFDEILQRVTPRIQKKNTRFRSAIPAGLKPAVTLRYLATGDTYTSIACDFRTASETICHFIPKVCDAIADEYKEEVLSCPLTPEGWLEVADQFERKWNIPHAVGALDGKHIAIKKPANSGSLYHSYKGFFSIILMALVDGDYKFLWCDVGGLGHQSDAQIFNNSELKDCIEDNTIGFPAASPLPNDDRPMPYFVLADDAFPMRPTLMKPYRRSNLTHRQKVFNYRLSRGRRIVENAFGILASRWQCLSKTMLQTPKVVKTVVTASICLHNLIRMRYPALDRGKMDTEDDTHNVVPGAWRDEVHMDDVDQAVGRGNIDTVAGKQQREYLSMYFCSATGLVPWQDKMI